The following are encoded in a window of Esox lucius isolate fEsoLuc1 chromosome 14, fEsoLuc1.pri, whole genome shotgun sequence genomic DNA:
- the LOC105021743 gene encoding adenine nucleotide translocase lysine N-methyltransferase: MDDSVDVMLQEQSTRLLYFSQNNRSVALWTSAIFTGVYGLWAMFVMPGLKVPFRLKVPYVPSGKAQTMNVMKLLEGREGRLADLGSGDGRLVFEASSAGFKCTGFEINKVLLAYSRVRALWRGTPPTQANFVGRDFWKADLSPYNNVTVFLTPAVMEVLEEKLVRELPEGARVVVCRFPFPRWPHTCCKGEGLDKVWAYDISTVPKPYHSKAQ; this comes from the exons ATGGACGACTCTGTGGACGTCATGCTCCAGGAGCAGAGCACCAGGCTGCTCTACTTCTCCCAGAACAACCGCTCTGTTGCCCTGTGGACGTCGGCCATCTTCACTGGGGTTTACGGGCTGTGGGCCATGTTTGTAATGCCAGGTCTTAAAGTGCCCTTCAGGCTCAAG GTGCCGTATGTTCCTTCAGGCAAGGCGCAAACTATGAATGTCATGAAGCTCCTTGAAGGGCGTGAGGGTCGTTTAGCAGACCTAGGATCCGGTGACGGGAGATTG GTGTTCGAAGCATCTTCTGCTGGGTTCAAATGCACCGGGTTTGAGATCAACAAAGTGCTGCTGGCCTACTCGCGGGTTCGAGCCCTGTGGAGGGGAACGCCACCTACTCAAGCAAATTTTGTCGGCAGGGATTTCTGGAAG GCGGATCTATCACCATACAACAACGTGACTGTATTTTTAACTCCTGCTGTG ATGGAGGTTCTGGAGGAAAAGCTGGTGAGGGAGCTCCCTGAAGGTGCCCGGGTGGTGGTGTGTCGCTTCCCCTTTCCTCGTTGGCCCCACACCTGCTGCAAGGGGGAGGGGCTAGACAAAGTGTGGGCCTATGACATCAGCACTGTCCCCAAGCCCTATCATTCAAAGGCTCAATAG